From the genome of Halomonas sp. LR3S48:
ACGGATCAGGCGTAGCGGCAGTTAGGCGTGGCTTGAAGGGCGCACGTTTCGTCGCGGCGAAACATGACGGAGGATGATAAGGATTTCGAGGTGGCGTTGTCCAACGCCGTGACCGAACCTTGATTTAACATAATATACATTATGCGAACCTATGGCTGAGAATGGCTCAGGCCAGCTTGCACAAGGCTCGCACGGTCAGCTATCCCGAAATCGACCGTCGCGTAGGCGAAATCCACACGACGAACCCCGACTCGTAGGCCGGGGTTCGTGTTTCCGCTGACGCGGTGGTCCGTCGCCTTCACGCCTCGTCAGGCGGCGCGTAGGAGCCATCCTCGCGATGCACTTCCTTGCCGGTGATCGGCGGCGTGAACACACAAGCCAGATGCATGGTCTTGTGAGCCCGCAGCAGATGCTCGTCGTGCTGGTCGAGGATGTAGATGTCGCCCGGCTTGATCGGCCAGATCTTGCCATCGGCCAGGGTCTCCACTTCGCCTTCACCCTCGATGCAGTACACCGACTCGTAGTGATGCTTGTAATGGATATGTGTCTCGGTGCCTTCGAAAATCCGTGTGATGTGGAAGGAAAAA
Proteins encoded in this window:
- a CDS encoding ectoine synthase — encoded protein: MIVRNLEEARKTDRLVKAESGTWDSTRLVLANDGGGFSFHITRIFEGTETHIHYKHHYESVYCIEGEGEVETLADGKIWPIKPGDIYILDQHDEHLLRAHKTMHLACVFTPPITGKEVHREDGSYAPPDEA